The Spirochaetota bacterium genomic interval AGCATTCGTTTAACATCTGGATGTTGTATGATAGTTACTTTAGGAGCATCAGGATTAAGCATCTGTGTTACATGCACACCCTGTATACGATTGCGCGCATATTTTATTGCATGCATATATGCGGCACTGGAAACTGCTAGTCCCTGCAATCCAACGTATAGGCGGGCTTCATTCATCATCTGGAACATAATCTTCATTCCCTGCCGTTCCTGACCCAACAGCCAGCCTATGCAATCTCCATTATCACCAAAGTTGAGAGTACAGGTAGCAGATGCTTTGATACCCATTTTATGTTCAATACCAGAACAAACAACATCATTAAATTCCAGTGAACCATCAGCTTTTACTCTGTATTTGGGCACTATGAATATTGATATTCCTTTTGTTCCAGGTGGGTCCCCTTCAATGCGTGCCAATACCGGGTGAACAATGTTTTCGGGCATATCATAATCACCACCGCTTATGAAAATTTTCTGCCCAATGATCTTGTAAGTACCATCACTTTGCCTGATAGCCTTTGTTTTAAGATTTCCTACATCACTTCCAGCATCAGGTTCAGTTAAACACATGGTGCCTGTCCACTGTCCTGTAATCATCTTTGGTATATACAGGTCTTTCATTTCCTGTGTGCCAAAGTTTTTGATTAGGTTAAGAGCACCAATGGTTAATGCAGGATACATAGAAAATGCAACACTTGCGGCTGTAAAATACTCAGTGCAGCACTGACCTATTGCCTGTGGCATGCCCATACCACCAATTTCGGGATCATTTACCAAGCCAATAAACCCTGCATCATACATTGCCTGTAAAGCTGGCTTGTAGCATTCAGGCAATATTACTTTTTTAGTGGCAGGATCGTACTGCACTCCAATTTTATCCCCTTCCATATTTGCCGGATATACCTGCTCAACAGCTATTGTTTCGGCCAGGTTTAATACATCTTCAAATGTATCTCTATCAAAATCAGCAAAACGTGGGTATTGATTGAGTGTATCAACACCTAATACTTCAAACAAGACAAATCGCGTATCCCTAGTGTCCACCAAAGGGTT includes:
- a CDS encoding acyl-CoA dehydrogenase, with the translated sequence MATGVMSLNPLVDTRDTRFVLFEVLGVDTLNQYPRFADFDRDTFEDVLNLAETIAVEQVYPANMEGDKIGVQYDPATKKVILPECYKPALQAMYDAGFIGLVNDPEIGGMGMPQAIGQCCTEYFTAASVAFSMYPALTIGALNLIKNFGTQEMKDLYIPKMITGQWTGTMCLTEPDAGSDVGNLKTKAIRQSDGTYKIIGQKIFISGGDYDMPENIVHPVLARIEGDPPGTKGISIFIVPKYRVKADGSLEFNDVVCSGIEHKMGIKASATCTLNFGDNGDCIGWLLGQERQGMKIMFQMMNEARLYVGLQGLAVSSAAYMHAIKYARNRIQGVHVTQMLNPDAPKVTIIQHPDVKRMLLWMKSYVEGMRLLTYYVGYQEDLVHVLDGEGKKEAQAMIEFLIPITKAGNTDNAWKVTAEAIQVYGGYGFCSDYPVEQFARDAKILSIYEGTNGIQSMDLTMRKILMNPEQYNYTVFKKRVQETINKAKGIVDDKYVDVVQKGLEKVDTVINYLKEQMAAGKFLHIFASATPLQQALSMFTLGWMHLWMLSVAQPKMKEIVGDKKGDDLNALLADNSEAAYYTGKVLSSQFFLGAEFKKFFGMVDYILDGEAAVVKASEHIFTGAPLE